Sequence from the Montipora foliosa isolate CH-2021 chromosome 12, ASM3666993v2, whole genome shotgun sequence genome:
TTGAGTTTCTCCGCTCGCAACAGCAGAGGGCATCTGAAGTACGAAGTGCGGAGGAAGTGCAACGACGAAAGGAGTTAGATGCGAGTCACCAACAGCTGGAATTTCAGAAGAAATATCTGGAAGAAATAAGAGAAGAACAAGAACATGCGCGCCAGAGAGCGGAGGATGAAATTCGACAGGTGAGGGATATTTCTTTGGATTGCAACAAGTGAAAAGAATAGAAACCCTCGAAACCGATTTTTCAGCCTACCTGTAGCCGCAACCATCTTTCTCCCTGCGAGTTTTCATTGAGTTTTCATGTGCGGCTCAGTGCACGTTACAGGTACCTAGCGCATTTTTAACCAACTTTCCGTTGTCTGCACAATCACTTGGTAACAGCTCTTTTTAGCTTTATAAGCTGCGAAGCAACAAACGGGAGAAGTGGGGCGACAATTCACACTGAATCTTTGTTCGTAATTAGATCTCAAGGAAGGTCGCTTTGGTGTTGAACTCGAATCATGGGCTGTGGTGGAAAAAGTTTGATATTTATCTTACGTTGAACCGGAAGTGATCGTACTATTGTTCCCCTGTATGTGATTAATGAATTTTTTACTTCCGGCAACATCTTTTTCCTGGAAGCAAAGCTAGAATTGATGATAGCGTATTCGTCAATGAGTGAAATCCTCCCGTCCCTAACCGAAACTTTGTTCTATTACTTCATCGGATGTTCAATCTTTGGGCTACGGAAGCCTTAATGGAGCGAGCCAGAAATTCATCACCTTGatgcgtttaactctggttcagagctggggttttttgagttgaAAATTTCCTTACTTGGTTGTAACGTAGCTCGTTTACTTTTTtgccgcgcgtgcagcttcgatcttatttttgtccatatttgggcataaaattggtgttctAATCCCCAGCTTTGCTCCAAGGAAAAGAGCTGCAAGTTACACatttcaaggtcatgtgcttctgagCGAGGCCATTAAACGTGCGAGACTGAAATGTCACTTGCATTGATGTAGTGATCACAAACGCAAAACAGCAACAAGTCTCAAGATGATGTAGCAGAGTACAAGTGCTCTACTACTTTAGGAGACTGCAAATCATTGCTAATCGCTTAAAATGAAATGAAGCTGATTGATTCAAAGGTTGGTTGAAAAGCGAAATGCGCTGAGAAAAActgccaacaaactcaactaaACGTGGCGGGAATTTCGTAAGCGAACCCGGGTCACGTTGGTGGAAGACGGGTTCTCTCTCTCACCACTGCTCCTGaccctcttcccccccccccccctcccccccccccctcggcgCAAAACCTACTCTCCGACTGAGCGACAATAATAGCTGCCCAATAGTTTACgatttaaattgttttttcctGAGCTGGTTTGTTTTGCATTGTCAAGGTTAAGGAACGAATTCGTCAGGAGCAGGATGAAGAAAGACAGCGGTTAGAATCAGAGATGCAGCGTCTGGTAGCACTTGAGGAAGAACACAGAAGGAAAGTGGAGGTGAAAGAAGTGGAAATGGCCAAAATCAAGGAAGATTTGGAAAGAAAGTGGGATCGCGAACGAAGACAGGTGAGCATTGATTGGCTAGAGAATTTCGTTTCCGCCACATTATCAGCCAGTCAACAAGAactgattctgattggctggtatgccctttcccgcgctttgcgaCGGCTGCTTGTTTGAAATATGTGTTACGATTAGCTAATTTGATTGTTTGCGTACGTACTGGGATAAAACAATCTATCTTACGGTAACATTCAATTTAAAACTGGTTCATCAAAACAAATATTATTGGGTTCATTAGCAGAAAATCCAAATTGatcaaaaacacaatgctttccggtacctgcagaaataCCCACCAAGCAACAGTGAACCAACTTCTCCTATGTTTCCTCTCCTTGAGAAGATCCGCATGTATAGCTTCTAAAGGTTACGATTTGGATTGTCGACTTGTTAGCCGTCAGAGCCGCCTACTTACCGGGCTGGGGTGGGGTACAGAGACGGTAAAAGATTCGGGTGATGCTTCAGTGGTTTTGAAAAGGGGATGAAACGTGTGTTGCTTCTTTATTTTAGGTGGAAATGCAGCGTGAAGAGGTAGCAAAGTTACAGCAGGAAATTGAGGCCAAGTCGAAAGAACTACAAATAGCTGAACAACAAGCTCGGGCAGCAACCCAGCGAAACAGCTTCGCTTCATCTTCGGGGTCTCTGAGTCCCTCCCCTAGCAGTGACGCACTGCAAGAAGGTGGAGAGGCCATTGCCCAGGCAGCAGCCAGGGCAGAGCCCTTGGAAAAGTCGCAGTCGGAAGTGCTCCGCGAGAGACTTAAACAGCTGGAGGCTGATTATGAAGAGCAGCGGAAACAGGCCCAAAGGGAAGTGTCACAAGCTAAAGAATCAGTACGAAGGGTCGAACAAGAGACCCTGGAGGGTCTTCGCAGCCTAACCACAGGGAAGTCAGCGATTGAAGGCGAATGGCGCCGCCTGGAAGAGGTACAGGCGAAGCATAAGAGGGCACAAGAGCAGGCATGTGTCAAGCTCAAAGACGTTCGTGAGATGCTGGAGAGCGCGGAAGAAATGGAAGAGGCGTCTTTGATCGAGAAGGAGAAGATGATTATGGAAAGAAGGGCGGCCAGAATGAAAGTGGAGGAAGCAAGGCGGAGGTAGCAAgagttttatttttcaaacgCTTGTTATTGATGTGTTTGTGGGGGATCCTCACAAGTAAATACACGAGGTGTTGGAGGGGGGCAGGGTTTAGTTTAGTGGATAAGGTATTAGCCCTCCATTTTTGCCGGTATGATGCATTCATTTCCCGGACTCGTCGGcatttgtgggttgagtttttgtCGATTCCTGTGCACCGAGAGATGAGAGAttttcctttgaatttctcctctcttcaaaaaccaacatttggtTTGACTTGGTTTGTTGTATTCCTAAAAAGTTCTTGAAAGATGCCTCAGTTGACAGTCCAATAAACTGATTAATGTTATTTTGGAAAGGAGTAGTGACAGCACGTCATACTTTGGGGCATGTGGACAGCGTTCTCAATCAATTTACTAATAACAGTTGCTTTTGACTTCTAGGCTTGAAGAGTTGGAAAATGAGGACAAAGATGTAGAGCTCACCGAAGAGGATTTtactaaaaagaaagaactatTGGAGTTTGAAACTCGGGAGGAGATCAAGGACATTAGAGAGGAGAGGAAAATTCTAAGCGAGCTGTTGAACAAGCATCAGTCAGCGCTTCAAAAAGCGACGCTTATGGTGACAGAGACGAAGACGAAACTGGAAAAACATCTCGAAGGCGAGAAAGTTATTCTAATGCCACTCAGAGAAAAGGTGGAAAGTTTGGTGCGAAATGAGCTTGGTCCTCTAATTGATTACGAACAAGAGATAGAGAAGAGGTGCGAGGACGTGGACCGCGAAGGACGAGAGCGAAAGAAGCTTATATATAAACAGCGAAGGAGGATCGCACTTTTGGAGCGACAACACAGCCAAGCACTTCAACAAGCGGAGAAGGAAACTTTAAACGAAGAAGAGCTGGAGGAGCtggaaaatgaaagagaagCAGAACGAAGTTTGATTAGGAAAGAAAAAGTACGCTTGCTTGAACTTGAAAAGAAACATAAGGAGCAACAAGAAGTGGCGGAGCTGACAATAGGAGAAGCTGTTCAAGAGCTTGAGAAACGGAAAGCGAGTGTGAATCAGATGTTAGACGCAGAGCGAAGGAAACTCTCGGATCTCGAGGCCGTTCATAAGGAGACACTTGAGCATGTGGAGCAAGAATTGGAGCAACGCTCGGAGATTTTGCACCGTGTTAAGGACAAAGTGCAGAAGGACAAAAGACAGCTCGCGAAGTTGGACGTGAGGCAGCAACGATGCGCAGCCAAAGCAGCAGAAGAGCTGTTTGTTATGGCGGATCTACTGGAGAAGGAAATGAGCGATAAAGGCAAAACGGACGAGCTCAACAGAATTaaagagcaaagaaagaaactaCAGGAGCTGGATAAGCAGCTGAGAATGGCAGAAAAGCGCGAGAAGAGGTCGGGAGGAGATGACGAGCAAAACCAGCAATGCGTGTTACTGTAACAGCTTGTAAAGTTTCCCCGGAGATCCGTGCCTCAAAATCCCTAAGCTCTATAATGAAATTTACTGTGCTGAAAATTAATAGCTGCgaaaaaatgattttaattttatgatcttttttttccatttttagtACCTGCAAGGGTGGAGAATTTTGTACAGGCTACGTTTTTCAATCGTGTTTGCTGCTTATGCGTGCTTATACACCGGATTTTTTAAAAGCTTGattcaattttcttttgttttgccatTTGACGTAATTTACTGCGTGTTGAAAGGCAAACCAACCTTGAGTTTTTAGAGGTTTGCAAGCTTGGGGAATCTCTGCAAGGAAGTGATATTACGGGTTGAAATGTAATTCTTTGAGGAGAAGTGTATAATTTCATTGCTCTgtatatttacatttatttgaGCTTGGAAAGAGATACTCATGTAAAGCGCTCTCTTTGTTGACTGACACCACAGCAATGCCAACTCGCCATTTCAATCGAACTCTGCTACCCAAAGCACTAACAGAGCTCAACAGTCACCTATcacaaagcgcggaaaatcTCCAGTTTCAAGGTTGCCCTGATTGGTTGAAGTAAGTTAGATCACGTGTCTTGTCCCAGCAAATCACAAAATTCGGCACGATTGCTTTCACTAGGGAACATGCGCTGCTATTCcctaataggccttattcacgatagccgccatattggttttcaaattgtcatgcaaattagccttttgttatgctggggggcaaacattggcaAAAAGGCAAATtacggaaaatcggctcgtcgaaatattgaaataacattgctaaaagtacattttagaatttagaattaagtaccttttataaaaatgttatatctttttgattgcctttgacattttgactttctacttcgctttctgttcatttttcactaaagaaacattgaagtaacttgtgtaatcattatattttactacttaggtgatacgCATTCAAAGAActtgaaacaaatcatctgtgtggctacgatgttcgttataacctctcgaacttgtgctgtttgccccctcagaggtgtgtagctaatttgcatgataacagcaaatccaacatggcggccatcgtgaataaggtctattagctTTAATTCATTTACCACTAATATTTATGGCGAAACTGTATTTCGCTGTTCTGCAAAATGAAGGCTTTAACTAGAATACAAGATAATGCGGAGAGACGTCATGTTAATCTAACATTTTGTAAATTTCGTTTCAGTAAACATcttcattattttgtaattaCGAGGAAAAGCGAGAAAAAAACATTCCGTAAAGTGGATTTGAGTCGCGTTATTTATACCAGGTGAATTTGTGCAAAACAGTATTTTGGTTTTCCTGGTTTTAAACAGGTTATCACTTCTGGAGATTAAAGGATTTTCCTTCAAAGAACATAAAGGAATTAAGGGGAATCACTATGTCATTAGGTCTAATTGATAAAGCACACCTTTCGACGAGTTGATTATTTAATGTTGGGGTAAAGCGAGTTCGTAAGACGGGGGATATTTATTTCTGCGAAGTAATGTGATatttagttaattttttatttccaatttttctCGACAGTGAATTAAATCTGTACAAAGTATATTTAGAATTTACCCTGTGTATAGGGTATCGTTAAATGCGAGAAAATAAAAGTGCTGTTTATCTAGGATAAATTGTAAGatgtaaaacaattattaatttCTGAAAGGGACCCCTCCACTCCAACAAAACAATATCTTTAaagcaacaaaaaatatttatagcgaaattttttccttttctcatAGAACGCGTTTGTACCCGAAATAGTGAAACTTCAGACAACAATGCAACagaggccatgttggtgttcccaactaatcctccgggaattgagcgcACTTATCGTGCAAAcgaggttactgatcacgttaTTGAAAACACACTTTCTGTTTTCAAACTTCCCagacgccgccatcttgaattacttATGACGTTTAACTATTCGTGTGCGAATAAAAGGGCGACCGTACCACGTCACAGTAATTCAAGATGGTATCGCCTTAAgaatttgaaagtgaatatAATAGCTAAAaagattttgaaacaaacttgattgcaaacattatttcatccggtttaaagttattgtttagTAGGAGCAGATGTTCCCTTTGAACCAATTAGATTTCCTATGTGGTGAACCCCTGGGGAATGTTGTTTGTGTGGGTATAATCGTTAATAATATCCCAGGGGAAATTTAGCGTTTTCAGGGAAGGATAGGGTTCGCCAGATAAAATATGTGGAATTCCTATACATTCACGATTATCTAGACATTGCTTATCGAAAATAACCGTGAAAGAAAATAAAGCGAAGGTCATtaactttgtttgtttgtagtTTCTTTGGTTGATCTCGTAATAGTTATCAAGAAGTAGTACGTTTACCTTCGTTATTCAAGGGTGGATTGTAACGAATATGAATGAGAGACTAACGAGCCTCTATTTCATGCTCGTTCCAGACAAAGGTGTCTTGTTACTGGAGTGGGGTGGTGTActattgatttatttattaaagGAGCGAATTCGAAGTGTGAAAAATATGAAGTTTAATATGAACAGTCTTCAAAAAAAGGACAGCTACTTACAATGGTATA
This genomic interval carries:
- the LOC137980466 gene encoding kinesin-like protein KIF16B, whose product is MASVKVAVRVRPLNKRERDMAAKVCIHMEGKKTTISSPGVEDKDFSYDFSYWSADSKDRHFASQERVFEDLGNDVIQSAFEGYNACIFAYGQTGAGKSYSMMGQDTAPGLIPRICQGLYSRMESSGDDKTEFRTEVSYLEIYNEKVGDLLRPAKGKEKFNLKVREHPKEGPYVQDLTKHVVKDYEGIENLMNEGNTNRTVASTNMNDVSSRSHAIFTILFTQAKFYTDMPSETVSKIHLVDLAGSERANSTGATGSRLKEGANINKSLVTLGTVISALAEASENAVLKDAKKKLFIPYRNSVLTWLLKDSLGGNAKTIMIAAISPADVNYSETLSTLRYANRAKNIINKPTVNEDPNVKLIRELRAEIDRLKVLLQAHGQDGISELGVAEETKMTERLHQNEARVEELTKNWTSKWRETQKIIEERALGFRYDGAGIKMESELPHLVCIDDDVLSTGVTLYHLKDGMTYIGREDANFNPDIVLSGPGIEAEHCIMESIEGTVILHPIAAMCQVNGLTVGKSQRISQGDVILLGKTNMLRFNHPQEAAKLRKKRYYESMENLADIGSEPEREPSYMFYNAGLELERQYREETRRIEEQRKSLETQQQEAADKLEEARRELEFLRSQQQRASEVRSAEEVQRRKELDASHQQLEFQKKYLEEIREEQEHARQRAEDEIRQVKERIRQEQDEERQRLESEMQRLVALEEEHRRKVEVKEVEMAKIKEDLERKWDRERRQVEMQREEVAKLQQEIEAKSKELQIAEQQARAATQRNSFASSSGSLSPSPSSDALQEGGEAIAQAAARAEPLEKSQSEVLRERLKQLEADYEEQRKQAQREVSQAKESVRRVEQETLEGLRSLTTGKSAIEGEWRRLEEVQAKHKRAQEQACVKLKDVREMLESAEEMEEASLIEKEKMIMERRAARMKVEEARRRLEELENEDKDVELTEEDFTKKKELLEFETREEIKDIREERKILSELLNKHQSALQKATLMVTETKTKLEKHLEGEKVILMPLREKVESLVRNELGPLIDYEQEIEKRCEDVDREGRERKKLIYKQRRRIALLERQHSQALQQAEKETLNEEELEELENEREAERSLIRKEKVRLLELEKKHKEQQEVAELTIGEAVQELEKRKASVNQMLDAERRKLSDLEAVHKETLEHVEQELEQRSEILHRVKDKVQKDKRQLAKLDVRQQRCAAKAAEELFVMADLLEKEMSDKGKTDELNRIKEQRKKLQELDKQLRMAEKREKRSGGDDEQNQQCVLL